The following nucleotide sequence is from Nitrospira sp..
CAGGACATGATTGAGCTGCTCTCCCGTGACCATACGATCCTTGAACGGCCCTATATGGTTTATTGTCCTTTCGGGATAGATGAGAATGGCAAGAAGGTTCAGGACGTAAGTGGTATCAGCGTGCGCGCTATGGTGACTTTTTTGGAGCAGTACGTTACACAACGTGATGGAGGCGCTGCCGGAACAGAAGCCGTGTCAAAAGCTTGTGAGTTGTTGAATAGTCGCGTTCTAGATGTCGCCTATCATGTGAACCCCAAATTCCTGCGAAATGTCTGGAATAGCTATAGTTACGAGTTCACCATGTATTTGCGAGAGTTCTGCGAACAGATCACCGGAGACCCTGAATTTCACTTTAAAATTGGGCAGGAAGGCTACCTTTTGTCGCCTCTGATGATTTTATTGCGCCCCTTAACGATTTCACAAATGTTTGCCATGCTTCCCCGTATTCTGCCGAAGTTCTCCACACAGTTCATTGTTGAAACGATTTCTTCCTCCGCAAGCGGCGGTATTGTGAAAATAAGGTTTACTGATCGCGTCCTCGAGGAGTTCGGCCCGTATCGCATGCGTTGTACCTGGATGGTCTGCCAGGGCTTAAAAGGTGCCATGACCAACACTCCTGTTAGAGTTCATGGAATGCCTCCTCTCACTCTTTATGAAAAGAGTTGCATGGGGAACGGCGATGAGGCGTGTGAAATCGATGCTTCTTGGGCGCCGGAACCGACACGAAATTGGGTATGGCCTATGGTATCTGCGTTGATAGGATTGTTCCTCTTCATCGGTATCCGACATCGATACCCAATGGTGACATCCACCGAAGCGATTCTGGTTTCCCTTCTACCATTCGGGATGTGGGCACTCGGTTTTGCAACGCAAAAGAGACTCTATTCAGTTATCCTAGAGCAGCATGAGACAGAGTACGGACGACAAGAAGAACTACGTGAGGCCTACATGGAACAACAGCAAACCAGCATGGAATTGCGACGTAAGGTCATCGAGCTGACTGAGTTGCGTGACGAACTCCAGACTCTGAACCTTGGTCTAGAATCTCGAGTTCAATCCCGGACAGCAGAGCTACAAGCCGTGAACGCGAAGTTGATCGAGATGGACCAGGTTAAGTCACGATTTATCGCGCATGTGTCTCACGAACTACGTACCCCTCTGACGAGTATGACGGGCTTTACCGAGAACATGCTTGATGGCATCACCGGCTCTCTGAATGACAAACAAACACATTCTTTGAAACGGATCGCAGCTAATGCGGGCCATCTCGGTCGGATGATCGACAACCTTCTTGACCAAGCCAGCATCGAGGCCGGAAAGATTCGTCTGTCGCTCATGGAAGTATCGTTGTCTGCCGTGATTGTTGAAGCCGTCGACCAGATGCGACCCTTGCTTGAGGAAAAACATCACATCATGAATGCAAGAATCGATGATGATGTGACGGCCTGGGTCGACCCGGATAAGATCAGCCAAATTGTGACGAATCTGGTCTCCAACGCGATCAAATATACTCGAGAAGGTGGGTGCATCGGTATCCGGCTTTTACGCACCAATGAATATGCGACGGTAGTCATCTCTGATACCGGTGAAGGAATTCCAGCTGAATTGGTCCCCTGCTTGTTTGACCCGTTCTTCCGTGTGAATCGTTCGGAGAAAAACATCGTAAAAGGTCTTGGGCTTGGCCTCTCGATAGTGAAACAGTTAGTTGAGTTGCACGGTGGACATATTGATGTGCAGAGTACGCCACATCAAGGAACAGAATTTCGATTCACCGTACCTTTGATTCAAGCCCCCGCTGTCATAGGCGTTCCGCAGAACGTTACGAGGCGCACAATTCTGGTCGTGGACGACGATGCTGATATTCGACAGATGTTGAGCGACCGTTTGGAAGCGAGCGGATATGATGTCCTCTCCGCCCGTGATGGTGCAGAAGCTCTTGATGTGTTGGCCCTACGCTCGATTCACGGCATGATTCTCGATATAGGGATGCCTGGTCTTGATGGTCTAGACGTATTGGCACGAATCCGAGCGAACCACGCGTACTTGCCTATTGTGATGATCACAGCCGCTGCATCGGAAGGGCGGGCTTCTGCAGCCATGCTTGCCGGTGCCCAGGCCTATCTCCTCAAGCCGCTTAATGGAAGCCAGTTTCAGCAGGCCGTTGACCAATGGTTCGGCGCTACCGTTGGTAATACGTAAGGTTGCATGAAGAACTGCGGTGCAGGGAAACTGAGCATCAGCCACTGTTTCATGCAGAAGTCACCGTGGATGAAGTGAGGATAAAATGGGACAGGCAGGATTTTCTCACAATAGGGTCAGCAACTGTCTGTGCTGTCAAGAGTTGAACTGGGCGTTTTTTGGTTCACCCATGAAAATTTGTCGCATACAATTGGCGTAGGAACGACGATCGCCAGTGAGTCCAGGCTCTCCTATGCCTCGACACAGGCCGGTTTCATCCCGTGAGTCCATGGCGTCCCACTCTTGACCATGGCGTTGAGAATCGTGAGCAGCTTCCGCAGCACGCCGTCAGCGCCAACGTCTTTGCTTTGCCTGCCTGACAGAATCGCTGATAGAACGCTCGAATCAGGGGATTCCTCCGCGTAGCCACGAGCGCGGCCATATCGAGCGCGGCCCGGACATGAGCCCGCCCACCCCAGATCATCCGCCGCCCCTTGAGGGTGCCGCTGTCGCGTGGAAACGGAGCGACCCCGACTCAGGCGGCCACTTCTTTGCGCGTCAAGGTCCCCAGCTCGGGGAGATTGGCGCAGCGCGTCGCGGTGAGCGCCGACCCAAGTTGGTATTTCAATGGACCGTCCGCTTAGAAGGCTGATGGCCTAAACCAGCCTGTCTAGAAAATTGTAGTTTGTCCCAAGCACGTGGGGTTTCAGGCAGGCTCACCACTGAGATAAGCCTGCCATGGTGATCTCTCGACGGATGAGGTCATGAGCGGGTTCAGCTGAACTACTTCTTCTTGCCTATTGTTCCTTGCAGGAGAGATTTCCATTCGTCCCGGTTGACGGACGGCATCGTCGTAATCTCAATATGACCCATCGAGGCATTCAATACTGCTGCTTTCATGGCCGCCTTATTATCTGGAAAGTCCCAAATGGCGACGACGTCGTATTCGCCCAGGCAATAGTAGGCCTGGATCAGCTTGCCGCCGAGCGTCTGGGCGTTCTTCTTGACCATGTCGGCGCGTTCAATCCCTTTGTCTTTCATGGTTTGAAGACCGTGCTGCGTGAACTTGATGAGGCTGACGTAACTCGGCATGGTAAACCTCCTTGGTGGGTCGACGCATAGGGAGCGTCGGGTTGCGGGATTTTAGACGCTTTCGGACGGCCAACACAAGCGAGAAGTCACGTGGATGGTTAAGTTCGGAATCCACATTCTTTACGACCGTCTCTCCCTGCAATCGCTGATATACCGCTGTGACCAGCTTGGCGACGAGTTCCCACAGCTTCTTCCTCCGGTCGTACGATATGTGGGGGAGTCGTTCATGGTGCAAGCCGGATCGCGGCGGGCTGGGCTAGGCTTTG
It contains:
- a CDS encoding hybrid sensor histidine kinase/response regulator, whose amino-acid sequence is MIELLSRDHTILERPYMVYCPFGIDENGKKVQDVSGISVRAMVTFLEQYVTQRDGGAAGTEAVSKACELLNSRVLDVAYHVNPKFLRNVWNSYSYEFTMYLREFCEQITGDPEFHFKIGQEGYLLSPLMILLRPLTISQMFAMLPRILPKFSTQFIVETISSSASGGIVKIRFTDRVLEEFGPYRMRCTWMVCQGLKGAMTNTPVRVHGMPPLTLYEKSCMGNGDEACEIDASWAPEPTRNWVWPMVSALIGLFLFIGIRHRYPMVTSTEAILVSLLPFGMWALGFATQKRLYSVILEQHETEYGRQEELREAYMEQQQTSMELRRKVIELTELRDELQTLNLGLESRVQSRTAELQAVNAKLIEMDQVKSRFIAHVSHELRTPLTSMTGFTENMLDGITGSLNDKQTHSLKRIAANAGHLGRMIDNLLDQASIEAGKIRLSLMEVSLSAVIVEAVDQMRPLLEEKHHIMNARIDDDVTAWVDPDKISQIVTNLVSNAIKYTREGGCIGIRLLRTNEYATVVISDTGEGIPAELVPCLFDPFFRVNRSEKNIVKGLGLGLSIVKQLVELHGGHIDVQSTPHQGTEFRFTVPLIQAPAVIGVPQNVTRRTILVVDDDADIRQMLSDRLEASGYDVLSARDGAEALDVLALRSIHGMILDIGMPGLDGLDVLARIRANHAYLPIVMITAAASEGRASAAMLAGAQAYLLKPLNGSQFQQAVDQWFGATVGNT
- a CDS encoding GYD domain-containing protein — its product is MPSYVSLIKFTQHGLQTMKDKGIERADMVKKNAQTLGGKLIQAYYCLGEYDVVAIWDFPDNKAAMKAAVLNASMGHIEITTMPSVNRDEWKSLLQGTIGKKK